The genomic stretch CGTGCGTTTGAACGGACTGATCAATGGCGATTTCCAGTATGCCGACACACTCGACGGCGACCAGTACGACCAGCTAAAGTCCGCGTCACAGGCTTTGCCGATCATCGTCAAGCCGTACTACTGGTACTGCCCGCATTTCAATAAGAAGAAGGGCATGTTCACCAGCGAGAAGCTACGCCAGGCGGTTGCTGCTGCGATCAACTGCGAAGAGGCGATGGCGGCTGGCTTCGGTAACAAAGACTTCTGGCGGCTCGACCCGGGCATCAACGCACCGGAAACGGCGTGGTACAGCAAGGCGGGCGCAGAGAACTACAACAAGGTGGACCTGTCTAAGGTCAAATCGCTTCTGCAGGACGCCGGCTATAAGGGCGAGCCGATCCGCTGGTTGGCGACCAAAGAGTACGCCTACAACTATAAGTTTGCCGAGTACATCAAGCAAAAGCTTGAGGCGGCCGGCATGAAGGTCGAGTTGCAGGTGTCGGACTGGGCGACGCTGGTGAAGAACCGCGCCAATCCGGATATCTACGACGTCTTCCTCACTGGCCATTCCTCGTACACGCATCCGGCGACGCATCCGTTCATGGCGGCGTCGTGGCCGGGCTGGTGGGACGACCCGGAACGCGATCGCATTTTGAACGGCATCGTCGCCGAGTCGGATATCGCCAAGCAGAAGCCGCTTTTCGAAGAGATGCAGGCGCTGGTCTGGAAGCAGATGCCATTCGTAAAGCTGGGAGACAACTTCCTGCTGCGCGGCATCCGCAAGGAGATCGGCGGCTATGTCAACTTCCCGGATTGGTTCTTCTTCAATGCGGGCGTGACGGCCTAACAGCGCATCCGGACCTGACCGGCCCACGGCCGGTCAGGTCTCCCTGTGCGCTCTTCCATCTACAAACTACAATATGACTCGCTATATTATCCGCCGCCTGTTGCTGGCCGTGCCGGTCATGGTGCTCGTGGCGACAGCCGTGTTTCTGCTCTTGCGTATTGTGCCCGGCGACCCGGCCGGCGTGATGCTTGGCCCCGACGCCACCGAGGAGCGCAGGATGGAGTTGCGGCGGCAACTGGGACTCGAGGACCCGCTGCCCGTCCAGTATATTGCCTTCCTGTCCAAGATCGTGCAAGGCGATCTCGGCCAGTCGTATTTCCTGCAGAAGCCGGTCAGCGACGCACTGCTGGAGCGCGTGCAGCCGACCGTCATGCTGACGATCCTCGCAACGCTGGTTGCCATCTGTATTGGCCTGCCAACCGGCATCCTGGCCGCGCATTACCGCGGATCGTGGCTCGATGTCTTTTCGACCGGCATGGCAATTGTCGGCGCGTCGATCCCAACATTCGTTATGGGCCTCCTGCTGATTCTCATTTTTGCCACCGGCTTGAAGTGGCTGCCCACCACCGGTTACGAATCGCTTGAGAAAAACGCCGGCGAGTCGCTGCGCTACATGATCCTGCCCGCCTTCACGCTCGGCCTGGCGTCGAGCGCACTGCTGGCGCGCATCACGCGCTCGATGATGCTTGACGTGCTAGGGCAGGACTATGTGCGCACCGCGCGGGCGAAAGGTCTGCGCGAGTCGATGGTGGTGCTGCGCCATGCGCTCAAGAATGCGTTTATCCCGGTGCTGACGACCATCGGCATCATCGTCGCGTCATTGCTGGGCGGTGCGGTCATCACGGAGCAGATATTCAACTTGCCCGGCATGGGTAAGTTGCTGATTCTGGCGATCGGGCGGCGCGATTTTCCCGTGATTCAGGGTGCAATTCTGACCATCGCCACCGTGTACGTGCTCGTCAACCTGGTGGTGGACATGATGTACTCGTTCCTCGATCCGCGCATCCGGCACGCCTAGGGCGGGAGCGACAATACTCATGACCACTACCGCCATATCACAAACCTCTGCATTGCTTGTTACCAAACCCTCGTGGTGGAGCCAGCTCACGCGCCGCCGCAATATCATGATTGGCAGCACGGTCATGATCATTATGCTGGCGCTTGCAATTCTGGCGCCGAACCTGACCACGTATGATCCGGTCAGGGTGGTGCCGCTCGACCGCCTGAAACTGCCGGGCGACCCGCACCTGTTTGGCACAGATACCCAGGGGCGCGATGTATTCAGCCGTGTGATCTACGGCTCGCGCTTGTCGCTGACGGTCGGCTTCGGCGTTTCGCTGGTCGTGTTGCTGGCGGGCACGCTGGTTGGGCTGGTGGCAGGCTACATCCGGCAGCTTGACACGCCATTGATGCGCATCCTTGATGGCATGATGGCGTTTCCGGGCATTATCCTGGCGATAGCAATTATGGCCGCGCGCGGCGCGGCGGTCGAGAACGTCATCATTGCGCTGGCGGTTGTTTCGACGCCGCGCCTCGCGCGTGTGGTACGCAGCGTCGTGCTCTCACTGAGCGAGACGGCGTTCGTCGAGGCGGCGCGCGCCACGGGCTGCACTGTACAGCGCATCATCGCGACGCACTTGCTGCCCAACTGTGTGTCGCCCTTGATCGTCCAGGTCAGTTTCATCTTTGCGGAGGCGGTCATCGGCGAGGCGTCACTGTCGTTCCTCGGCGCGGGCGCGCCGCCCGAGGTGCCGTCATGGGGCGGCATGCTCAATGACTCGCGTATCGTGCTGAGCCAGGCGCCGTGGACAATGCTGTTCCCGGGCACGGCGCTGACGCTGACCGTCTTCGGGCTGAACCTGCTCGGCGATGGTCTGCGCGACGTGCTTGATCCGCGTCTCCGCCGGCGATAGGGCTTATTGCAGTCATGAAGGGCGAAGCGCCGCCAGGCGTCTCGCCCTTTCTTTGCGCATCCGGCCAACGCCGACGCAGCGCGATAGACGGAAGGCGATGGATGCGGTAGAATAGCCGCAACGCCGCGCCCAGACGCGCGGCCAACCATAATATCAGGAGCGACTGATGACTCGAATGACGGGCGGACGCGCCCTGGTCGAAATGCTGCAGCGCCACGGCGTCGATACGCTGTTCGTTCTCCCCGGTGTCCAGAACGACGGCCTCTTTGTCGCGCTGCACGACTATGGCGGTGATATTCGCGTGATTCACACGCGTCATGAGCAGGGCGCGGCCTATATGGCGATGGGCTACTCCAAGTCCACGGGCAAAGTTGGCGCATACGCCGTCGTGCCGGGTCCGGGCTTCCTCAATACGACCGCCGCGCTCTCGACGGCTTGGGCGACCAACGCCAAAGTGCTGGCACTGAGCGGCCAGATCGTACAGAACATGATCGGGCGCGGTATCGGCATGTTGCACGAACTGCCGGACCAGCTGGCGATCATGCGCGGCCTGACCAAGTGGGCGGCGCGCATCGAGCACCCGACCCAGGTGCAGCACAACGTGGACGAGGCGTTTCGCCAGCTCAACACCGGGCGGCCGCGTCCGGTCGGCCTCGAACTGCCGATGGACGTGCTGACCACGACAGCCGACGTCACGCTGACCGATCCCAATACGAACTATGAGGCGATCGCGCCGGAGCCCGACCGCATCGAGCAGGCCGCGCAGTTGCTTGGCGCGGCGCAGAAGCCGCTGATCTTCATCGGCAGCGGCGCTGACGATGCCGGGCTGGAACTGCTGGCCGTCGCCGAGATGTTGCAGGCGCCGGTGGTCGCGGCCAGCAGCGGCAAGGGCGTCATCAGCGACAAACATTACCTGTCGATGCACTACCCGGCGGGCAACCGGCTGTGGGTCGATGCCGACGTCGTGCTGGCGGTCGGCACGCGATTGCAGCGGCCGCTGACACAGTGGGGCGTGGACAACAAGCTGAAAATCATCCGCGTCGACGTGGATCCGGTCGAGCTTGGCCGCATCCGCCCGCCCACCGTCGGCATCATATCCGACGCCAGGTTGGCGCTGGCCGCGCTGCGCGATGCGCTGCCGAAGCACAACGGCGCGCGCGCGTCGCGCGAGGCCGAGTTGCGCGCGCTGAGGGAGGAGTTCGACGACGAGTTTGCGGCGATCACGCCGCAGTACGAGTTCCTGCAGGTGATCCGCGAGGTGCTGCCGGACAACGGCCTGCTGGTGGACGAGGTGACGCAGGTCGGTTACGCGTCGGCGTACATGTACCCGGTCTACCACCCGCGCTCGCTGATCAACTCCGGCTATCAGGGCACGCTTGGCTATGGCTTTGCGACGGCGCTCGGCGTCAAAGTGGCACACCCGAACGACCCGGTGGTTGCGGTCAGCGGCGACGGCGGCTTCATGTACAATGTGCAGGAGTTGGCCACGGCCGTGCTGCACCAGATTCCGCTCGTCACGGTGGTCTTCGCGGATGGCGCCTTTGGCAACGTGCGTCGCATGCAGAAGGACGACTACGGCGGTCGCTTCATCGCGTCGAACCTGCACAACCCCGACTTCGTGAAGCTGGCGGAGACGTTTGGCGCGAAGGGACTGCGCGCGACGAGCGCGAAGGAACTGCGCGATGCAATCCGCATCGGCCTGGATCAGAAAGGCCCGACATTGATTGAGGTTCCAGTCGGCGAAATGTCGAACCCGTGGCGCTACATGTTCGGCGCGCGCATGAAGACGCGCGGCGGCTAACGCAATACCCGATTGCGCGTGGCCTACCGGCACGCGGCGTTACCACATCATGGTGTATCCCCGCACAGTGTCTGAGGTGCGCCAGCGGCAGGGGCAGACCAGCGTGTCTGCCCTCTCTGTGTCGAGGTGAGGACGCACACGCCGGTGCGCCCCTTCGACACTCCGGCAAATCCCGGGTGTATCCCCTGAGCGGCGTGCAGTCGCATGCGCCCTAATTTTTCGCAAGGAGGACGGACCGATGAGTACAGTTCGTGCCAGCGTCGTGCAAGATGCCCCGTGCGCGTTTGACCTGGACCGTTCGCTGGCGAAGGCGCTGACCCGTATCGACGAGGCGGCGGCGCAAGGTGCGCAACTGGTGGTCTTCCCCGAGGCCTACCTAACCGGCTACCCGAAGGGGCATGATTTTGGCGCGCGTGTCGGCATGCGCTCGCCGGATGGGCGCGATTGGTTCCGCCGCTACTACGAGAGTGCGCTGGCGGTGCCGGGGCCGCAAACGGCCGTGCTCGGCGCCGCTGCGCGCAAGCACGGCCTCCATCTTGTGATCGGTGTGATCGAGCGCGACGGCGGTACCCTGTACTGCACTGTGCTCTTCTTCGGGCCGGACGGCAAACTGTCCGGCAAACATCGCAAGGTGATGCCGACGGCCATGGAGCGGTTGATCTGGGGCTACGGCGACGGATCGACCTTGCCGGTGCTGGATACGCCGCTCGGCCGTATGGGTGCGGCGATCTGCTGGGAGAACTACATGCCGTTGCTGCGCATGGCGATGTACGGGCAGGGCATCCAGTTGTACTGCGCGCCGACCGTGGACGACCGCGACACCTGGCTGCCGACGATGCGAACAATCGCGATCGAAGGGCGCTGTTTCGTGCTATCGGCGTGCCAGTATGCGCGTGTATCCGACTTCCCGGCGGATTATGCGCCGATCCAGGGCACCAATCTGGATACCGTGCTGATTCGCGGCGGGTCGAGCATCGTGTCGCCGCTGGGCGAGGTGCTGGCCGGGCCATGCTTCAACGAGTCAGCGGTGCTGACGGCCGACCTGGATATGGGCGCCATAGCGCGCGGCAAGTACGACTTCGACGTGGTCGGCCATTATGCGCGCCCGGACATCTTTCAACTGCATGTGAACACGGCGGCCCGGAAGTCCGTGGTGTTGGCGGATTGATCGTCCACCGCTGGCAAGACTCAGTAGGTCTAAAATTGGCGTTGACGGCGATTGAATCGAGAAAACGTATCGGATTGCCGAAACCCTGTTAGATTGTTAGCGCCAACCATCAATCGCAAGGGAGCACGCCGAAAACTTATCATACGCTGAAACTGAATGATCAGAGAGTGTTGAGCGTAGTGCGCGCCGCGCGGCAAACCCATCTGCGCCTGGAAGCCGATGGCTGCCAATGTAACAGCGCCAACCTCTAGTCCATGCAGTCGGGCTGACGACGCGAGTACCTTGCCACCGGAGTCGAACACGATCAGATACAGAGCGAGACTCTGTGAGATTTCGACGGCACCCGCGCCGTCGACTTGCGCCGGCGTGGTGCCTGCCCCCAGCAGTTGCGCGGCATCCTCGGCCATCTGGATCTGCGAATCGTTGGCCGACTGCCGCATCACTTGTTGGGCGATCACGAAGCTCAATCCGCTTAACAGGGCAATCGCCGCCATGAGCGGGAACCGGACGCGAGCGATCGATTTCCATTGGTCCATGCGTGACGCCACCGGCTGCGTCGATCATAGCCGGGACGGAACCTGCCGCAAATCGGCGCCCTGTGCCGCTCGGACACAACGGGCTACTGCCGGAACTTACAAGCCCGTCATGCCGGCGGATAGTTAGCCGGCATCCACTCAAACGACGAGCGCGCATCTCCGATGTCGCAGCCTCCGAATGGATTCCGGCGCTGGTCGGCGGACAACGACGTGCCGGAATGACGGGTTGGTGGGCCGCGGCTGGTTTCTGGCCCTCCGACCGTTTGCCGATATACTTCGCCGTCCGCCGCGCGTTGAACTTGCATCCGTGTTCGGGGTATAATTCGCATAACGACGCGGCGTTCGCGGCCGCGCAGCGGAGGATAGCGTGACCGAACGAGTAGCCATCTATTTGCAGGACAAGCACGAAATCCGCGAAGGCATGCAGTACGCGCAGTACGCCGAAGCGCGCGGATTTGAGGCGGTCTGGCAGGCGGAATCGCGGTTGGTGCGCGACGCCATCGTGCCGATGGCGGCATTCGCCGCCGTGACATCGCGCATCAAGATCGGCAGTGGGGTTATCAACAACTGGACGCGCAACATCGGCCTGCTCGCGGCCACCTTTCTGACGCTCGATGACCTCGCTCCCGACCGCATCCTCTGCGGCATCGGCGCGTGGTGGGATCCGCTGGCGCGCAATGTCGGTATCGAGCGCAAGAAGCCGCTCAAGGCGATGCGCGAGACGATCGATGTCATGCGCCGCTTGCTGGCCATGGAGCGTGTCACGTTTCATGGCGAGTTTCATCACGTGGACGGCATCGAACTGGACGTCGTGCACGGCCGCCGCGCGCCGCGCAACGTGCCGTTCTATATCGGCGCGACCGGTGATGCGATGATGGAGATGGCCGGCGAGATGGCTGACGGTGTGCTGCTGAACTACTGCGTGCCGCCCGAGTACAACACGAACGCGCTCGAGCGGCTGACGGCTGGAGCGCACAAGGCGGGCCGCACGCTCGACCAGATCGACCGCCCGCAACTCGTGGTCTGCTCCGTGGACCGGGACCACGGCCGCGCTGTGCAGGCGGCCAAAGAACTGCTGACGCAGTACCTGGCGCAGCAGCCGCATATCGCCAAAGCCAGCGGCACGAGCGATGCGGTCGTGCAGCGCATCCAGAGTATCCTCGGTTGGCCGGCCACGAAGGAGCAGATTCACGCGGCGATGCAGTTCGTGCCCGACGATCTGATCGAGCGAATCACGGCGAGCGGTACGCCGAACGAGGTTATCGACCGGGTCGCTCTATACACACAGAACGGCTGCACCTGCCCGGTGCTTTATCCGCTGGGCGACGACGTGAAGCTGATGATCGATACCTTTGCGCAGTAGCGACGGTGGAGCGCACATGAGCGATTCCGGCGGCGAGAACAGCAGCCGCTACAGCACGTTTCTGGCGATCGTGATCGCCGTGGTATCGGTCGCTGGCGCGGTGATCGCGTGGCGCGCCTCGGTCGCGTCGAGCAACGCGGGCAGCGCCGACATGCGCGGTATCCTGGCGCTCGTAGACGATCAGTCGGTGCGAGCGCAGGCGGGCAGCGTGGTGCTCGGCGACCAGATCAGCTTCGCGGCGTTCAAGGCGAACGACCGCCTCTACACCATGCTGGCGGACGTGCCGGGTTTCGAGACGCCCGCCGAGACCTTCCACTCCGCGGCTCGGCGTGCCCTCGAAGACTACATTCCGCAGGCGTACATTGACCGCAACGAGCAGTTGGACGTGAACCGCGCGCTGGCGCAAAGCCGTGAATCGTTAAGTTACAAGAAGGACACACACCCGCAGCCGCATTTCGATCAGGCCGACCAGGCGCGCACGAAGGCCAACTGGATGCTGTTTGCGCTGATCTGGCTTGGCTTCGCCATCGTCTGCCTGACGCTGGCAGATGCGATTCAGAACGCCTTCCGGCACGTCCTCCTGGTGCTCGGACTGGGCGTGTTTGTGCTGGGCACCGTGCTGGCTGCCCTCGTGGAACTCGTCGGATAATGCCCCTCAACCCTCCGCAGGATCTGCCCGAAGGCCGCGCGGCCGGCACGAATCCCCCGCGCGCAGCACGCAGCCGCGATGAATCGTTCAAGCGCTGGCTTGCCGTATCTATCGCGTCCGTCGCGCTCTTCGTCGCGCTGACGTCGCTGCTTCAGGCCGATGCCTCCGGGCGAAACGCGCGCCTCAATCGCGAAGCGCAGCAGGTCGCCGTCAATGGTTCGACCGTCGCATCCACCGGCCAGCAGAAATACCTGTTTGGCACCTACGTGGCCGCCCGCCAGTATGCAGAACTGCGCGCGCAGGCGCAGCACCTTGAGACGTCCGGCGCCGAGGCGGCCGCCTCCGCTTTCATCACCGCCTCGGAGGCGTTGACCGGGCTGTCGCCGCTGCTGCTGCCGCCGTACGCCAGCGTGCGCGCCAGCGACGGATACCGGGTGCCCGACTATTCGCTATACGAGTCCGATTCGTGGGTCGTTACGGCAACGCTGCTCAGCCAGCGTCGAGAAGCGGCGATGCTGGAATCCGGCTCGTGGGATACCAAGGCCAGCAACTATGTCGCCATCATCACAATTTACGCGGTCGTGCTTTTCTTGTTCGGCCTGGCCGCGACGGTCAGCGGACTGGTGCGCGGGCTGCTGGTGGTGGTCGGGTTGGGGTTGAGCGCGGCCGCGTCTGTCGGCAACGTGGCCAACTTCGTGTCGCCGGTCGAGCGCTTGCCGCAGCGCGCCATCGAGCAGTACGCCCAGGGCTACGGGTTGGCATGGCAGGGGCGCTTCGACGATGCGGTGGGCCGGTATGATGCGGCTGTCGCTGCCGCGCCAGGCTTCGCGGCGGCGTACGCGGAGCGCGGGTCGGCGTACCTCAACATGAAGCCGCCCCGGCTCGACCTGGCCATCCGGGATTATGAATTAGCGCTGGCGCGCGGCGGGGGACGCTACGAAGACCAATGGAATCTCGGTTGGACGCTGTATATGACCGGACGTTACGCGGAGAGCATCGCGCACAGCCGCCAGGCGGTCGCGATGAACGCGAGCGCCTGCGGACCGATGCTAAACCTTGCGCTGGCGATGCTTGCGCAGGGGCAGGCTGTAGCGGACAAGGCGTATGACGATGCCGTTGCCTATTGCGCCGCGGTCGCGATGGCGCCCCCGGATAAAGGTCTCAGTTCGCCGGTATCAATCTGGTTGATGCTGCAATCGGCGTCGGACGACATCGATAATTTGCTTTGCCAGGTGAATGGGCAGCACTGCTACGCGGGCCGCGACCGGCCAAGCACGGGCAATATCGGTAACCGCGCTGCGCTGCCGGCCCTGGGCGAGAAGTACCGCAAGCGCATCAAAGAGGCCATGGTACGCCTGGAGTACTATCCGGGCAAGGTCGTTGCGCTGACCGGCGCACAGGTGGAGCCGTTTACATTCGGAAATGAAGTGACCGATGAGGACGGCATGTTTCGCTCATATGTCGCTCGCGATGAGTTCCCGGACAATGCGCGGACCATCTACGCGATGTTCTCGTACCGTGGCCTGAACAAGAACACCCAGACGGTCTGGAAGATATATCACGATGGCGTCGATGCGTTTGGCCTGCGGTACAACGAAAACTGGAATCTGGTCGCGGACGGTACCGCCATCAAGAGCGTCACGCAGCGCTACGGCTTGCAGAACGGTCGCTACGACGTCGAGCTGTACGGAAACGGCGAGTTGCTGGCGACCGGGGCATTCACGGTGGCGCCCGCGGCCGATCTGATGGTTGATCTCCCGGCGGGCGCGCGCCCGTCGGCGCCCATCAGCGTCGGTAACCTGAGCTTCGCCGACGACTTCGCGAACAACTGGAATGGCTGGTGGACTGGGCGGATCGACCGCGCCCGCATCGGGGAGATCGGCGGGGGCGAATACCGCCTCTTCTCGTCCGTGCCGGACGATGTCTGGCGCGCGCAGTGCGATGACTGCGTGGAGGCCGACAACTACTACTACGAAGTGGACACGCGTTTCATCGGCGGCCTGCCCGATTGGGGTTACGGCCTGACCGCGCACGGCAATCGCTCGACGAATCGCACGTACGCCTTTCTGATCAATGGCAACGGCCAGTTCTCGATCTGGAAGGTCTCCCCCGGGCAGGCGGTCAAACTGTCTGACTGGGCGAAGAGCGCGGCCGTTATCGCCGGCGGCGTGAATCGTCTCGGTGTACTGGTGCGCGGCGGTTCATTCGAGTTCTATGCGAATGGGCAGTTGTTGAAGCGGGTATCGGACGCGTCGCTGCCGCGCGGCTATTTCGGGCTGACGGTCGAGCACAACGATGTCGAAGTGGCATTTTCGAATCTGCGGATCTGGGGTGTGCGCTGACGCGCACCGATACACGATTGAGTGCGGCTGCAGGCATGGCCCGGCCGCGGTATGCAAGGATTGATGCTGTGCCACGACAAATCAATGAATATGCGCGGCCGCGCACGGTGGCCGAAGCAGTGAAGCTGCTCAAGGCGCCGGAGGCCGCGGCGCTGGCCGGCGGAACCAGCCTGCTCGGCGGCGATGCGCCGGGCGTCCAAATGGTCGTCGACTTGCAGGGTCTGCCGCTCAACTACGTGCGGAATGAGCCGGACGGTTGTCACATCGGCGCGCTGACGACACTGCAGGCGGTTGCGGGCGGCGCGGTTGGCGGCGAGGCCGGCGCGCTGCTGCGGCGGGCGGCTGCGCTGTCGGCGCAGCATACGGAGCGGCAGGCGGCCACGCTGGGCGGCGTGCTGGCGGCGGCCGGATGGAACGACCTGCTGGTGGCTCTGGTGGCCGTTGATGCCTGGGCGCGCGTGGTCTGGAGCGGCGGCGTCGAAGTCGTCCCGTGCGACGTGCTGGCGCGCGACCGGCAGCAGTGGCTCGATCGTGGAACGCTGATCACCGAGGTACTAACGCCCGTGCAGCCGGCCGGCGCGCGGTTCGGGTTCGCTCGTGTCGCGCGCACACCGCATGATGCGGCGCTCGTCGCGGTGGCGGTGCGTGTCGCGCGCATGAACGAACACCGTGTGCATGACACCCGCGTGGCGGTGGGCGGCGCGGAGCCGGCCGTCGTGCGCCTGCACGAGATCGAGCGTCTGCTCGACGGCCGCGGACTCAATAGCAGTGAAGCGCAGCTGGCCGGCGAAGCGGCGCGGCAGGCGGTGCGCCCTATCGACGACATGCGCGCAACGGCGGCGTACCGTCGCGCGATGGTGGCTGTGCTGATTCGGCGGGCGCTTGCAGAAGCAACACGTTAGGCCGGTCAAAGATCTCATCTCAGGAGAAGAACCCATGCTCGATTTAGTGTTGCGAGGCGGCAAGATTCTGGACGGTACCGGCAGCGGGATGCGCGACGGCGATGTCTGCATTCGCGGCGAGCGCATTGTCGCCATCGGCGACCGCCACGGCGAAGGTGCTGTGCGCGTGATCGACGTGGACGGGATGCTGATCACGCCCGGTTTCGTCGATGTGCATTCCCATTATGATGGCCTGCTGCTCGCCGACATCCCGGACTCGTCGGCGGTCATGCAGGGCGTGACGACGCTCGTGGTGGGCAACTGCGGCTTCTCGCCGGCGCCGGTCAACGCGCTGTTCCGCGATCTGCTGCTGGCGCAGATGGATGCGATCCTCGGCGGCGTGGAGTTCACATGGACGACCTTCGGCGGCTACCTCGACACGCTGGAGGCGAAACAC from Chloroflexota bacterium encodes the following:
- a CDS encoding ABC transporter permease; this encodes MTRYIIRRLLLAVPVMVLVATAVFLLLRIVPGDPAGVMLGPDATEERRMELRRQLGLEDPLPVQYIAFLSKIVQGDLGQSYFLQKPVSDALLERVQPTVMLTILATLVAICIGLPTGILAAHYRGSWLDVFSTGMAIVGASIPTFVMGLLLILIFATGLKWLPTTGYESLEKNAGESLRYMILPAFTLGLASSALLARITRSMMLDVLGQDYVRTARAKGLRESMVVLRHALKNAFIPVLTTIGIIVASLLGGAVITEQIFNLPGMGKLLILAIGRRDFPVIQGAILTIATVYVLVNLVVDMMYSFLDPRIRHA
- a CDS encoding ABC transporter permease yields the protein MTTTAISQTSALLVTKPSWWSQLTRRRNIMIGSTVMIIMLALAILAPNLTTYDPVRVVPLDRLKLPGDPHLFGTDTQGRDVFSRVIYGSRLSLTVGFGVSLVVLLAGTLVGLVAGYIRQLDTPLMRILDGMMAFPGIILAIAIMAARGAAVENVIIALAVVSTPRLARVVRSVVLSLSETAFVEAARATGCTVQRIIATHLLPNCVSPLIVQVSFIFAEAVIGEASLSFLGAGAPPEVPSWGGMLNDSRIVLSQAPWTMLFPGTALTLTVFGLNLLGDGLRDVLDPRLRRR
- a CDS encoding carbon-nitrogen hydrolase family protein, which encodes MSTVRASVVQDAPCAFDLDRSLAKALTRIDEAAAQGAQLVVFPEAYLTGYPKGHDFGARVGMRSPDGRDWFRRYYESALAVPGPQTAVLGAAARKHGLHLVIGVIERDGGTLYCTVLFFGPDGKLSGKHRKVMPTAMERLIWGYGDGSTLPVLDTPLGRMGAAICWENYMPLLRMAMYGQGIQLYCAPTVDDRDTWLPTMRTIAIEGRCFVLSACQYARVSDFPADYAPIQGTNLDTVLIRGGSSIVSPLGEVLAGPCFNESAVLTADLDMGAIARGKYDFDVVGHYARPDIFQLHVNTAARKSVVLAD
- a CDS encoding LLM class flavin-dependent oxidoreductase, with product MTERVAIYLQDKHEIREGMQYAQYAEARGFEAVWQAESRLVRDAIVPMAAFAAVTSRIKIGSGVINNWTRNIGLLAATFLTLDDLAPDRILCGIGAWWDPLARNVGIERKKPLKAMRETIDVMRRLLAMERVTFHGEFHHVDGIELDVVHGRRAPRNVPFYIGATGDAMMEMAGEMADGVLLNYCVPPEYNTNALERLTAGAHKAGRTLDQIDRPQLVVCSVDRDHGRAVQAAKELLTQYLAQQPHIAKASGTSDAVVQRIQSILGWPATKEQIHAAMQFVPDDLIERITASGTPNEVIDRVALYTQNGCTCPVLYPLGDDVKLMIDTFAQ
- a CDS encoding tetratricopeptide repeat protein, whose protein sequence is MPLNPPQDLPEGRAAGTNPPRAARSRDESFKRWLAVSIASVALFVALTSLLQADASGRNARLNREAQQVAVNGSTVASTGQQKYLFGTYVAARQYAELRAQAQHLETSGAEAAASAFITASEALTGLSPLLLPPYASVRASDGYRVPDYSLYESDSWVVTATLLSQRREAAMLESGSWDTKASNYVAIITIYAVVLFLFGLAATVSGLVRGLLVVVGLGLSAAASVGNVANFVSPVERLPQRAIEQYAQGYGLAWQGRFDDAVGRYDAAVAAAPGFAAAYAERGSAYLNMKPPRLDLAIRDYELALARGGGRYEDQWNLGWTLYMTGRYAESIAHSRQAVAMNASACGPMLNLALAMLAQGQAVADKAYDDAVAYCAAVAMAPPDKGLSSPVSIWLMLQSASDDIDNLLCQVNGQHCYAGRDRPSTGNIGNRAALPALGEKYRKRIKEAMVRLEYYPGKVVALTGAQVEPFTFGNEVTDEDGMFRSYVARDEFPDNARTIYAMFSYRGLNKNTQTVWKIYHDGVDAFGLRYNENWNLVADGTAIKSVTQRYGLQNGRYDVELYGNGELLATGAFTVAPAADLMVDLPAGARPSAPISVGNLSFADDFANNWNGWWTGRIDRARIGEIGGGEYRLFSSVPDDVWRAQCDDCVEADNYYYEVDTRFIGGLPDWGYGLTAHGNRSTNRTYAFLINGNGQFSIWKVSPGQAVKLSDWAKSAAVIAGGVNRLGVLVRGGSFEFYANGQLLKRVSDASLPRGYFGLTVEHNDVEVAFSNLRIWGVR
- a CDS encoding FAD binding domain-containing protein translates to MPRQINEYARPRTVAEAVKLLKAPEAAALAGGTSLLGGDAPGVQMVVDLQGLPLNYVRNEPDGCHIGALTTLQAVAGGAVGGEAGALLRRAAALSAQHTERQAATLGGVLAAAGWNDLLVALVAVDAWARVVWSGGVEVVPCDVLARDRQQWLDRGTLITEVLTPVQPAGARFGFARVARTPHDAALVAVAVRVARMNEHRVHDTRVAVGGAEPAVVRLHEIERLLDGRGLNSSEAQLAGEAARQAVRPIDDMRATAAYRRAMVAVLIRRALAEATR